One region of Exiguobacterium acetylicum genomic DNA includes:
- a CDS encoding ABC transporter ATP-binding protein, with translation MVRLATEEINIGYGDRPIVKDLSVQIPDRQITTIIGANGCGKSTLLKAMTRIIPHQSGRALLDGLDIAKESTKLLARKMAILPQTPESASGLTVAELVSYGRFPYQKGFGRLTKHDYEIIDWALEATDTMAFKHRPVDALSGGQRQRVWIAMALAQETDIIFLDEPTTYLDLAHQLEVLELLEHLNRTEGRTIVMVLHDLNQAARFADYIIAMKNGEVVKAGTCEEVIAKDVLQEVFHIDAEIGRDPRTNKPMCITYNLIKGD, from the coding sequence ATGGTACGTCTAGCAACAGAAGAAATCAATATCGGCTACGGTGATCGTCCCATCGTCAAAGACTTGTCCGTCCAAATTCCCGATCGACAAATCACGACGATCATTGGGGCGAACGGATGTGGCAAATCGACTTTATTGAAAGCGATGACACGGATCATTCCTCATCAGTCAGGACGTGCATTGCTCGATGGTCTCGATATCGCCAAGGAAAGTACGAAGCTACTTGCCCGGAAGATGGCTATTCTGCCACAAACTCCAGAAAGCGCAAGTGGTCTGACGGTCGCAGAGCTCGTCTCATACGGTCGTTTCCCGTACCAAAAAGGATTCGGACGCTTGACGAAACACGATTACGAGATCATCGATTGGGCACTCGAAGCAACGGATACGATGGCATTCAAACACCGTCCGGTCGATGCGCTGTCGGGTGGTCAACGTCAACGGGTCTGGATTGCGATGGCACTCGCCCAAGAGACGGACATCATCTTCCTCGATGAACCGACGACTTATCTTGATCTCGCCCACCAACTCGAGGTGCTCGAACTGCTCGAACATCTCAACCGGACCGAAGGACGGACGATCGTCATGGTCCTGCATGATTTGAATCAAGCGGCACGGTTCGCCGACTATATCATCGCCATGAAAAACGGTGAAGTCGTCAAAGCCGGAACGTGTGAGGAAGTCATCGCAAAAGACGTCTTACAAGAAGTATTCCATATCGATGCTGAAATCGGACGCGATCCGCGGACGAACAAGCCGATGTGTATCACCTACAACTTAATCAAGGGAGATTGA
- a CDS encoding iron-hydroxamate ABC transporter substrate-binding protein, with protein MKKLLLPVLLILTLVIAACGNTEKKDNAASGSKNETITYKSENGDIKVPANPKRVVVLAGFAGNVMALDVPVVGVDSWSKANPKFDKLKDVTEVSEENVEKIIELEPDLIIGYSTTKNLDKIKKIAPTVTYTYGKVDYLTQHIEIGKLLNKEQEARDWVKDFKTRAAAAGKDIKAKIGEDATVSVIESFDKQLYVFGDNWGRGTEILYQEMKLKMPDKVTKMALKDGYYALSPEVLPEYAGDYLVFSKSAEADNSFTKTDTFKNIPAVKNDRVFEVDSKEFYFNDPLTLERQLEFFKKSFLGA; from the coding sequence ATGAAGAAACTACTTTTACCGGTTCTACTCATTCTCACGCTCGTCATCGCAGCGTGTGGCAATACAGAGAAGAAGGACAATGCAGCATCTGGGTCGAAAAACGAGACGATCACGTATAAATCGGAGAATGGTGACATTAAAGTTCCGGCTAATCCAAAACGTGTCGTCGTCCTCGCTGGTTTTGCCGGCAACGTCATGGCACTCGACGTACCTGTCGTTGGTGTCGATTCGTGGTCAAAAGCGAATCCGAAGTTCGACAAACTCAAGGACGTCACGGAAGTATCGGAAGAGAACGTTGAAAAAATCATCGAACTCGAACCAGATTTGATCATCGGCTATTCGACAACGAAAAACCTCGATAAAATCAAAAAGATTGCTCCGACGGTCACGTACACATACGGAAAAGTCGACTACTTGACGCAACACATCGAAATCGGTAAATTGCTCAACAAAGAGCAAGAAGCACGCGACTGGGTCAAAGACTTCAAAACACGCGCTGCTGCTGCCGGTAAAGACATCAAAGCAAAAATCGGTGAAGATGCTACTGTTTCTGTCATCGAAAGCTTCGATAAACAACTCTACGTCTTCGGCGATAACTGGGGTCGTGGAACAGAGATTCTCTATCAGGAAATGAAATTGAAAATGCCGGATAAAGTTACGAAAATGGCATTAAAAGACGGATACTACGCGTTGTCACCAGAAGTCCTTCCTGAATACGCAGGCGACTACCTCGTCTTCAGTAAGAGTGCGGAAGCGGACAACTCATTCACGAAAACAGATACGTTCAAGAACATTCCAGCTGTCAAAAACGATCGTGTCTTCGAAGTCGATTCAAAGGAATTCTACTTCAACGATCCACTCACACTCGAACGTCAACTCGAGTTCTTCAAGAAAAGTTTCCTTGGCGCATAA
- a CDS encoding FecCD family ABC transporter permease, which produces MESRLRRRQQLTFWTLLALLIATLVVSIGLGPASLSYDRLLPTLLGNGSFKEEFVLYSLRLPRLLITVMAGMALALSGAILQGITRNELADPGIIGINTGAGVAVALFFLYFPTDVGSFIYLLPIAAFFGALVTATAIYLFSYDRIQGLQPIRLILTGVGFSMALSGIMVILISSTRREKVDFIAKWLAGNIWGTDWIFVYSLLPWLLVLIPLTFYKANKLNLLALNEPVAIGVGVAIEKERIQLLLTAVALAAAAVSVTGGISFIGLMAPHIARALVGPRHQFFLPIALLLGGWLLAFADTIGRNIAGPDGVPAGIVVALIGAPYFIYLLLKK; this is translated from the coding sequence ATGGAATCTCGTTTACGCCGTCGCCAGCAACTGACGTTTTGGACGTTACTGGCACTATTAATCGCAACACTCGTCGTCAGCATCGGTCTTGGACCTGCTTCTCTCTCGTACGATCGTTTACTGCCGACGTTACTTGGAAACGGATCGTTCAAAGAGGAGTTCGTCCTCTATTCGCTCCGCTTGCCCCGACTGCTCATCACCGTCATGGCAGGAATGGCGCTTGCCTTATCGGGTGCCATCTTACAAGGCATCACCCGCAATGAACTCGCTGATCCTGGTATCATCGGCATCAATACGGGAGCTGGCGTCGCCGTCGCCTTGTTCTTCCTGTACTTCCCGACCGATGTCGGGTCATTCATCTATCTGTTACCGATTGCTGCCTTCTTCGGTGCACTCGTGACTGCGACAGCGATCTACTTGTTCTCGTACGACCGCATACAAGGACTCCAACCGATCCGGTTGATTTTGACGGGTGTCGGCTTCTCGATGGCACTGTCTGGAATCATGGTCATCCTGATTTCGTCGACGCGTCGTGAAAAGGTCGACTTCATCGCGAAGTGGCTCGCCGGTAACATCTGGGGAACGGACTGGATTTTCGTCTACTCACTCTTACCGTGGTTGCTCGTCTTGATTCCACTGACATTCTATAAGGCGAATAAGCTCAATCTGCTTGCCTTGAATGAACCGGTCGCGATTGGTGTTGGCGTCGCGATTGAAAAAGAACGGATTCAACTCTTGTTGACAGCTGTCGCGCTCGCTGCTGCTGCCGTCTCCGTGACAGGGGGAATCTCCTTCATTGGTTTGATGGCGCCACATATCGCTCGAGCGCTCGTTGGACCACGCCATCAGTTCTTCCTGCCAATCGCCCTCTTGCTCGGCGGCTGGTTGCTTGCGTTCGCTGATACGATCGGACGCAACATCGCGGGACCAGACGGGGTACCGGCTGGGATCGTCGTCGCCTTGATCGGAGCACCATACTTCATCTATCTCCTGTTGAAGAAATAA
- a CDS encoding FecCD family ABC transporter permease encodes MSAGRIPFGIKITLGLVLFFGMFWIAMTFGAADTTTREVWNALTFGPLNEKAKIVQEIRLPRELAAILVGAALGVSGAIMQAMTRNPLADPGLLGLTAGANAALALVIVLFPKIDYFGIMIACFVGAALGAALVFGIGASKKGGFSPLRIVLAGSAISAFLYAIAEGIGIYFKIAQDVSQWTSGGLVGSTWGQLQVITPVIAIGIVIAFIFSRQLTILSLSEEVALGLGQNIQRIKAVLYVVVILLAGAAVALVGNMAFIGLMIPHIVRAIVGTDYRFILPMTAIFGATFMLLADTIGRTLYAPYETPVIAIVSMLGLPFFLLIVRKGGRAFS; translated from the coding sequence ATGTCAGCTGGTCGAATTCCGTTCGGCATTAAAATCACACTCGGTCTCGTCCTCTTTTTCGGGATGTTCTGGATCGCAATGACGTTCGGTGCCGCCGATACGACGACGCGCGAAGTCTGGAACGCTTTGACTTTCGGACCGTTGAATGAAAAAGCAAAAATCGTCCAGGAAATTCGCTTGCCGCGGGAACTGGCAGCAATCCTCGTTGGAGCGGCACTCGGTGTCTCAGGTGCCATCATGCAAGCGATGACACGCAATCCCCTCGCCGATCCTGGTCTGCTCGGTCTGACGGCAGGAGCAAATGCGGCACTGGCGCTCGTCATCGTCCTTTTTCCGAAAATTGACTACTTCGGGATCATGATCGCGTGTTTCGTCGGAGCAGCACTCGGGGCAGCACTTGTCTTTGGAATCGGCGCTTCGAAAAAAGGCGGCTTCTCTCCGCTCCGGATCGTCCTTGCCGGTTCCGCGATCTCAGCGTTTCTGTACGCGATTGCGGAAGGCATCGGGATTTACTTCAAGATTGCCCAAGATGTCTCACAATGGACGTCCGGGGGACTCGTCGGGTCGACATGGGGACAACTACAAGTCATCACGCCGGTCATCGCGATTGGCATCGTGATTGCGTTTATTTTCTCGCGGCAATTGACGATCCTCAGTCTTTCGGAAGAAGTCGCGCTCGGACTCGGACAGAACATCCAGCGGATCAAAGCGGTGCTTTATGTCGTCGTCATCCTGCTTGCCGGTGCTGCTGTTGCCCTCGTCGGCAACATGGCGTTCATCGGGCTGATGATTCCGCATATCGTCCGCGCAATCGTCGGGACGGACTATCGGTTCATCCTGCCGATGACCGCGATCTTTGGTGCGACATTCATGTTGCTTGCCGATACGATTGGACGGACACTATATGCACCCTATGAGACACCAGTCATCGCAATCGTCTCGATGCTCGGGCTACCATTCTTCCTCTTAATCGTTCGGAAAGGAGGGCGTGCTTTCTCATGA